From the Candidatus Babeliales bacterium genome, the window TTCTTTAATCCTGTTGCGATCAAGATCACTCAATGTGCATGTATTGCCGGTCAAGGACTCCCATGTTGTTTGATTGTTTTTATTGTGAAGATATATATATTCCTCTTTTGACATTCGGCTTGTTGTTGATTGATTGCGGATGTATGCACGACCATCGTATGTGTAAGGTGCACTTTCTCCGGCTTCCGTTCTTAAAACAATCGCTTTGTGTTTATCATCAATCGGTACATATATAACATTAATTTTAGGATGAGGATCTATTTTGTTGAGTTCGATTGCAATATCTTTTCTTGTCGCATCGGACACAATTTGTCCCTTAACAATGCCAGTATTGGTCACGCCGAAAACAACCGTTCCACCCTGATCGCTGTTTAAAAAAGCACACAAAGTTTGCATGCCAGAAGTAATATTAGCAGTAGTGGTCTTAAATTCTAATTGCTCAGATTAACCCTTTTTGACCAATGATTTTAGTTGAGATAGTTTCATCAAAAAACTCCAATTACTAGACTGCTATTTCATAATTTTCTTTAAGGCTATCACTCTACCAATGTAAGTTCCACTGAATCATATTTTTTTCGAGGATCGGTTTTTTATAAAAACGGTATACTGGAGCATTGTGAAATTAAAGAATACGTGGTTAGATCGTTTTTTTAGAGAAGGACGCAATGAGATCGTTATTGAAACAAACCTATTTTCTTGTATTTTTTTGTGCAGTATATATTTTTTCTTCTTTTGCTATTCAGGAGGATAGTATGTCAGGTTGTTCGACCGAATTTTCTTTTGTTTTAAAGCCGTCACCAATTGGTGGTGTTGGGTTTTTTGCAACGCATGATATTCCATCCGGCACTATACTATTTAGGCAAGAGAATCATCCTGTACGGCGGCTAAAAGTTTGTGATATTCCGCAAGAGCTGCTCAAGTATTGTATTTACATTAATGATCAAGAATGTATTGCGCCTGAGCGATTTGATCGCATGGAAATAGGGTGGTATCTAAATCATTCTTTTGATCCTAACGTTGCTCACCAGGCAAGTATTGAATGGAATGATGAAAGTCACGTCAACACCCTATATGCAATCAAAGATATCAAAGCTGGCGATGAGATTTTGATGAATTACAATGATTTAGACGAGCCGGAAGATTTAAAAGAAGAGTTTTATAAATAATTGATCTTTAAATTTAAAGGAGTTGGCGTATGGTGCGTAATAAGCTAGTTATATTATTTATGATTGTTTTTGTTTCTTCTCTACAAGCGATGCAGCATAATGTTGGAAAATCGCCGATGCCGCATA encodes:
- a CDS encoding SET domain-containing protein-lysine N-methyltransferase — translated: MSGCSTEFSFVLKPSPIGGVGFFATHDIPSGTILFRQENHPVRRLKVCDIPQELLKYCIYINDQECIAPERFDRMEIGWYLNHSFDPNVAHQASIEWNDESHVNTLYAIKDIKAGDEILMNYNDLDEPEDLKEEFYK